TGCTTTTGCGTCCCTTTTCGTGGCCCTTGTGGCCATTTTGCTTCTTGCCCTCAAAGGGTGTCTTGACCTGGCCAACAAGCGCAACTCGGTGCTGGTCTGGATGGAACGGGGGCAATTGGCCACCACCGGCCTTTTGTGCCTGAGCTCGTGGATCCTCACCCTGGCCCTGGTCAATCGGGATTTTTCCTTTTTGTATGTTCAGGAATATACAGATACGTTTTTGCCCACCTTTTATGCGGTCACCGCCTTTTGGGCGGGTCAGGACGGATCCTTTCTCTTCTGGGCCCTCATGCTTGCGATTCTGGGGACCATCATGATTTTCACTCCCGGATACCGGCTCATGGAACAGCGAACCAGGATATGGTTCTGGCTGTTTTTTTTCCTGGTCCAGGGCTTTTTCCTGATGCTTTTGACCAGTGTGAGCAACCCCTTTGTTCAGCTGGTCAATCCCCCGGCCCAGGGCAACGGCATGAATCCCCTGCTGCAGAATCCCGGCATGATTTTTCATCCACCGCTTTTGTTCATCGGATACGCCGCATTCACCATCCCCTGTTGTCTGGCCTTTGCCCATTGTCTCACGGGTGCTCCCTTTGCCTGGCTTGATCGCTGCCGCAACTGGCTGCTGATCGCCTGGATCTTCCTCACAGCCGGAATCATTCTGGGGGCCTGGTGGTCGTACATGGAACTGGGGTGGGGCGGTTACTGGGCCTGGGACCCGGTGGAAAACGCCTCCCTCATTCCCTGGTTTGCCGCCACGGCTCTGCTGCACACGGCGCTCATCGGCCGGACCCGCAAGGGACTTCTGAAAACAAACATTTTTCTGGCCAGTCTGACCCTGCTTTTGTGTTTTTACGGAACCTTCATTGTTCGCAGCGGGTTTATCCAGTCCCTGCATGCCTTTGGGGCCGGCGGGGTGGGAGTGCCCCTGCTGGTTTTCATGCTCCTGGCCCTTGGGGTCACGCTGACCCTTATCCACGGATGTCGCCACTACCCGAGTCGGGCACTTGATGGCATGCTCAGCAAACCCGGTATTCTGCTTGTGGTGGTCTGGTTGCTTCTGGCTCTGGGGGGCATGGTTTTTCTCGGGGTCAACTGGCCCGTGATCAGCGGACTCTGGAGCGAGAACA
The DNA window shown above is from Desulfoplanes formicivorans and carries:
- a CDS encoding heme lyase CcmF/NrfE family subunit; translated protein: MQSIAFASLFVALVAILLLALKGCLDLANKRNSVLVWMERGQLATTGLLCLSSWILTLALVNRDFSFLYVQEYTDTFLPTFYAVTAFWAGQDGSFLFWALMLAILGTIMIFTPGYRLMEQRTRIWFWLFFFLVQGFFLMLLTSVSNPFVQLVNPPAQGNGMNPLLQNPGMIFHPPLLFIGYAAFTIPCCLAFAHCLTGAPFAWLDRCRNWLLIAWIFLTAGIILGAWWSYMELGWGGYWAWDPVENASLIPWFAATALLHTALIGRTRKGLLKTNIFLASLTLLLCFYGTFIVRSGFIQSLHAFGAGGVGVPLLVFMLLALGVTLTLIHGCRHYPSRALDGMLSKPGILLVVVWLLLALGGMVFLGVNWPVISGLWSENTVGLGPDFYNRVCLPPLSLVVLLLGFCPWLAWKSGFKSRLGLVLTLGALILGGGGLFLAGMVKPLALFAASSAVAVLVSIAALFLINRSLLKQMWAWGAYGVHVGVALVALGIAFSGPYQVDEEAILHKGEVLKVGDYEFLYKGFAIKPSPSMTAYEAQLMVAQNGKPLGILTPQKRMYANFDQSFAEVSIIPSLGDELYATLLGFDEDENISIKISIHPLVNWLWIGGTLMCLMAFFCLRRQRESIPSSREASVS